The following are from one region of the Anaeropeptidivorans aminofermentans genome:
- a CDS encoding pyridoxal-phosphate-dependent aminotransferase family protein → MKNKKVVMIPGPTPVVRSIQDQMGREVAAFGDPEFVKDFKEVVDDLNELFNNRNGKNFVIAATGTFGMEMAISNTCKRGDNVLIVSNGFFGDRFIEICKRKGLNIDVISAPWGRAVSPAEVDEALGKKEYAAMTVTHVDTSTGVSAPIKEIGEVIKKYPNTMYIVDGVCSTAAEPEDMEGMNIDVLFTGSQKAFGVSPGLTMVWASKKALERRESLGDIPEYYADFEKWLPIMNDTSKYFATPAINLVWALKESVRIIKEEGLENRYQRHIKYGRAVQKAVSSLGFGILADEDVRATTLTNFLYFDDINDQEFRSAMLENGVVVAGALAGYAGKAFRLGHMGNADENDMIVAIAMIEKSLMKLGKLKTAPGHGVGVFLSEISK, encoded by the coding sequence ATGAAAAATAAAAAAGTTGTAATGATTCCCGGGCCTACGCCTGTAGTAAGAAGCATTCAGGATCAAATGGGCAGAGAAGTTGCAGCCTTCGGGGACCCCGAGTTTGTAAAGGATTTTAAAGAAGTTGTAGACGATTTAAACGAGCTTTTCAATAACAGAAACGGAAAGAACTTTGTAATTGCAGCTACAGGTACTTTCGGAATGGAAATGGCCATATCCAATACCTGTAAAAGAGGCGACAATGTTTTAATCGTGTCAAACGGATTTTTCGGGGATCGCTTTATTGAGATATGCAAGAGAAAAGGCCTTAACATAGACGTAATTTCTGCCCCCTGGGGAAGAGCCGTAAGCCCTGCAGAAGTAGACGAAGCTTTAGGCAAAAAAGAATACGCTGCTATGACAGTAACCCATGTTGATACATCTACAGGCGTATCCGCCCCTATAAAAGAAATAGGCGAGGTAATTAAAAAATATCCCAATACCATGTACATCGTAGACGGCGTTTGCTCAACGGCAGCAGAGCCTGAAGACATGGAAGGCATGAACATAGACGTTCTCTTTACAGGCTCTCAAAAGGCCTTTGGCGTAAGCCCCGGCCTTACGATGGTTTGGGCAAGCAAAAAAGCCCTTGAAAGAAGAGAAAGCTTAGGAGATATTCCTGAGTATTATGCAGACTTTGAAAAATGGCTACCGATTATGAACGATACAAGCAAATATTTTGCGACTCCTGCCATTAATCTCGTTTGGGCGCTTAAAGAGTCTGTAAGAATTATCAAAGAAGAAGGCCTTGAAAACAGGTACCAAAGACATATAAAATACGGCAGAGCCGTACAAAAGGCCGTATCAAGCTTAGGCTTCGGAATACTTGCAGATGAAGATGTAAGAGCTACAACCTTAACCAATTTCTTATATTTTGACGATATTAACGATCAGGAATTCAGAAGTGCCATGTTGGAAAACGGTGTGGTTGTGGCAGGTGCTTTAGCCGGATATGCCGGAAAGGCTTTCAGGCTTGGTCACATGGGTAATGCCGATGAAAACGACATGATTGTTGCAATTGCAATGATAGAAAAATCCCTTATGAAATTAGGAAAGCTTAAAACTGCTCCCGGTCACGGCGTAGGCGTATTTTTAAGTGAAATATCCAAATAA
- a CDS encoding dihydrodipicolinate synthase family protein, with translation MAFFKLKGVIPPMITPFKENGDVDYDKHIVNVKKWNNYDLGGYLVLGSNSETVYLNEEEKLELIRLTVENKKDGIPVLVGTALESTKETIKLTNKAAQLGADAALLVTPFYYGSNMNDEALIGYYTEVADEIEIPALIYNVTKFTHVNISPKAVSALAGHPNIIGMKDSSGSIPQLIDLKRAVGDNDFNLMVGTASAWYPALTLGIEASVMALVNCCPEECVNIQKEYDAGNYKKSQEIYERVFPVNSAVTGKYGIAGLKYACDLLGFNGGYVRKPMLQIKENDKKELEKILGEAGLL, from the coding sequence ATGGCATTTTTTAAGCTTAAGGGCGTAATCCCGCCTATGATAACTCCGTTTAAAGAAAATGGCGATGTAGACTATGACAAACATATCGTCAATGTAAAAAAATGGAACAATTACGACTTGGGCGGATACCTCGTTCTCGGTTCAAACAGCGAAACCGTATATTTGAATGAAGAAGAAAAGCTTGAGCTTATAAGGCTTACCGTTGAAAATAAAAAAGACGGAATCCCCGTGCTTGTAGGCACAGCCCTCGAATCTACAAAAGAAACCATAAAGCTTACAAATAAGGCCGCTCAATTAGGGGCAGACGCCGCCCTCTTGGTAACCCCTTTCTACTATGGCTCAAATATGAATGATGAGGCTCTTATAGGGTATTATACAGAAGTTGCCGATGAGATAGAAATACCTGCTCTTATTTACAATGTAACAAAATTTACCCATGTGAATATTTCGCCTAAAGCAGTCTCTGCATTAGCCGGCCACCCTAATATTATAGGAATGAAAGATAGCTCCGGAAGCATCCCTCAGCTTATAGATTTAAAAAGGGCCGTAGGAGACAATGATTTTAATTTAATGGTGGGAACAGCTTCCGCATGGTACCCTGCCCTTACATTAGGCATAGAAGCTTCCGTAATGGCTCTTGTAAATTGCTGCCCTGAAGAATGTGTAAATATTCAAAAGGAATATGACGCCGGAAATTATAAAAAATCCCAGGAGATTTATGAAAGAGTCTTTCCTGTTAACAGTGCAGTAACAGGTAAATACGGAATAGCAGGATTAAAGTATGCCTGTGACCTTCTTGGATTTAACGGGGGATATGTAAGAAAACCCATGCTTCAAATAAAAGAAAATGATAAGAAAGAGCTTGAAAAAATACTTGGAGAGGCAGGCCTTTTATAA
- a CDS encoding alanine/glycine:cation symporter family protein, whose amino-acid sequence MEMLYSIVDKLNGLIWDVLLIALLCGTGLFFTIRLNFVQFRKFGQSFKATFGSISLKGDKAGAEGMTSFQSLATSIAAQIGTGNLAGVATAMVLGGPGSVFWMWVSAILGMAIIYAEATLAQKYKTVVNGEVVGGPVYYIQAAFKGTTGKTIAAIFSVLIIFALGFMGNMVQANSIGGAMQAAFGIPSYITGIALAILALIVFLGGVQRIVSVTEKIVPLMAVFFTISSFIVIFARADMIIPSFVQIFVGAFNPDAVLGGVLGVTIQQAIRYGVARGLFTHEAGMGSTPHAHALAKVKHPCDQGLVAMMGVFIDTIILLPMTVLVILTTGSLDGKLTGIELTQSAFASVLGNMGYVLVAISVLFFAFATIVGWYFFGQANVKYLFGKKAIPVYSILVAVFVAIGCTLKVDFVWALADLFNGFMVIPNVIALLALSGVVVKLTKEYEQNKK is encoded by the coding sequence ATGGAAATGCTCTACAGTATTGTTGATAAGCTGAATGGTCTCATTTGGGACGTGCTTTTAATCGCACTTCTTTGCGGTACCGGACTGTTTTTCACAATTCGGCTGAACTTTGTACAATTCAGGAAGTTTGGTCAAAGCTTTAAAGCTACATTTGGTTCCATAAGCCTTAAGGGAGATAAGGCCGGAGCTGAGGGTATGACTTCTTTTCAATCCCTTGCTACTTCAATTGCGGCGCAAATAGGTACAGGAAACCTTGCGGGTGTTGCTACCGCTATGGTACTTGGCGGCCCAGGCTCCGTTTTCTGGATGTGGGTAAGCGCAATCCTTGGTATGGCAATCATTTACGCTGAAGCAACCTTGGCCCAAAAGTATAAAACTGTTGTAAACGGCGAAGTTGTGGGCGGACCGGTTTACTACATACAGGCTGCCTTTAAAGGCACTACAGGAAAAACTATCGCGGCAATATTTTCCGTGCTTATTATATTTGCTCTCGGTTTCATGGGAAATATGGTTCAGGCCAACTCCATAGGCGGAGCAATGCAGGCTGCTTTTGGAATTCCTTCTTATATAACAGGAATAGCCCTCGCTATTTTAGCCCTTATTGTATTTTTAGGCGGAGTTCAGCGTATCGTATCAGTTACAGAAAAAATCGTTCCTTTAATGGCCGTTTTCTTTACAATATCTTCTTTTATCGTTATTTTTGCCAGAGCAGACATGATTATACCTTCTTTTGTACAAATATTCGTAGGTGCTTTTAATCCTGATGCCGTTCTCGGCGGTGTTCTCGGCGTAACCATTCAGCAGGCCATAAGATACGGCGTTGCGAGAGGTTTGTTTACCCATGAAGCCGGTATGGGTTCAACTCCTCATGCACATGCCCTCGCCAAGGTTAAGCACCCTTGTGACCAGGGTCTTGTAGCAATGATGGGCGTATTCATAGATACGATTATTCTTCTTCCTATGACAGTTCTCGTTATACTTACTACAGGTTCTCTCGATGGAAAATTAACAGGTATCGAGCTTACGCAGTCTGCTTTTGCAAGTGTTCTCGGAAATATGGGATATGTTCTCGTTGCAATATCCGTTCTTTTCTTTGCTTTTGCAACAATCGTAGGCTGGTATTTCTTCGGGCAGGCTAATGTTAAATATCTTTTCGGTAAAAAAGCAATTCCTGTATATTCCATTTTAGTAGCTGTATTCGTAGCAATAGGCTGTACGCTCAAGGTTGACTTTGTTTGGGCATTGGCAGACCTTTTTAACGGATTCATGGTTATACCAAACGTTATTGCTCTTCTCGCCTTAAGCGGTGTCGTAGTAAAGCTTACAAAGGAATATGAGCAAAATAAAAAATAG
- a CDS encoding ATP-binding protein, with the protein MTNLKPVLKKAAMGTFLIVIFAMININLVTPNFVISVAIIFLPIFGFLSKGFPLFTTALFSSIGVVILRILLYLYEYQTVSGVLANCVPEMAFYIVYGLLLRLYFVKHANYSNRYRNFIPLVIIDIASNTAELFIRLDFNAFMPHVLLGLFIVAILRSLLSLVVLASLEHYGILVIKRDDAIRYRQLLIMSSNLNSEIFWLKKSAALIERTVSDAFSLYNELEKIPEAKAYGKTAMGIAKDIHEVKKEYILITRGIEKALLNTNLNVGMEFKDICNILDKSLISGSDKNIKLFIEYDHNFYTTKHYYLMSVLHNLISNSIDAAGDEAGNIWLRETSDGEFFILTVADDCGGVDEDYIDRIFTPGFSNKINEDTGEINRGLGLPIVKEIVEENFSGKLEMESADGHTKFTLKLPIKILEG; encoded by the coding sequence ATGACAAATTTAAAACCTGTTTTAAAAAAAGCGGCTATGGGTACTTTTCTTATCGTTATTTTTGCAATGATAAACATCAACCTTGTTACCCCTAACTTTGTAATTTCCGTAGCCATCATATTCCTTCCTATTTTCGGCTTTTTATCTAAAGGCTTTCCTCTTTTTACCACTGCCCTCTTTTCCTCCATAGGGGTGGTAATATTAAGGATACTTTTATATTTATATGAATATCAGACAGTTTCCGGCGTATTGGCTAACTGTGTGCCTGAAATGGCTTTTTATATTGTATATGGATTGCTCCTTAGGCTTTATTTCGTAAAGCATGCCAATTATAGCAATAGATATAGAAACTTTATTCCTCTTGTCATTATAGACATTGCCTCAAATACTGCCGAGCTTTTCATAAGGCTTGATTTTAATGCTTTTATGCCCCATGTTCTTTTAGGCCTTTTTATTGTTGCAATTCTTCGTTCCCTTTTATCTCTTGTTGTCCTTGCCTCTCTTGAACACTATGGCATCCTGGTTATAAAAAGAGACGATGCAATTCGCTATCGGCAGCTTTTGATTATGAGCAGCAATTTAAACAGTGAAATTTTCTGGCTGAAAAAAAGCGCAGCTCTTATAGAGCGAACAGTTTCTGATGCCTTTAGCCTCTATAATGAGCTTGAAAAGATACCCGAAGCAAAGGCTTACGGCAAAACCGCCATGGGTATTGCAAAGGATATTCACGAGGTAAAAAAAGAGTATATCCTAATTACAAGGGGTATAGAAAAGGCTTTATTAAACACAAATCTAAACGTAGGAATGGAATTTAAGGATATATGCAATATACTTGATAAAAGCCTAATATCCGGTTCTGATAAAAATATTAAGCTTTTTATTGAATATGACCATAATTTCTATACGACGAAGCATTATTATTTAATGTCCGTTCTCCATAATCTTATTTCAAATTCCATCGATGCTGCAGGAGACGAGGCTGGAAACATCTGGCTTAGAGAAACATCTGATGGTGAATTTTTTATTTTAACAGTGGCGGACGACTGCGGCGGTGTAGACGAAGATTATATAGATAGAATATTCACCCCTGGCTTTTCAAATAAAATAAATGAGGATACCGGCGAAATAAACAGAGGCCTTGGCCTCCCTATTGTTAAAGAAATCGTTGAAGAAAATTTCAGCGGAAAGCTGGAAATGGAGAGTGCAGACGGGCATACAAAATTCACTCTTAAACTACCTATTAAAATATTGGAGGGTTAA
- a CDS encoding BtpA/SgcQ family protein, with translation MTKIQEHQELFKTKAPLIGCVHFMPLPGTPHYDPTVSMAEHVKRAKREAKALEEAGFDAIIFANEGDRPYLFEVGPEIIASYTRIATEVIQDVNIPYGCGVLMDAKAAISIANAIGAKFIRGYISGTYSDTYGFHQIRPADIYRFKKNIGADDVRLYSYFSAHGGVILDDRGIERVVEDALGVLEPAGILVTDKAGTTPDFEQVITLKKNHPNTPVLITSGINNSNVKQALEIGDGCVVGTNLKYDGIIWNEIDPERAKKFVETARG, from the coding sequence ATGACAAAGATTCAGGAACATCAGGAATTATTTAAAACGAAAGCGCCCTTAATCGGTTGTGTGCATTTCATGCCTTTACCGGGAACTCCTCACTATGACCCTACAGTATCCATGGCAGAACATGTTAAAAGAGCAAAAAGAGAAGCCAAAGCTTTGGAAGAGGCAGGATTTGACGCTATTATATTTGCCAATGAAGGAGACAGGCCTTACCTTTTTGAAGTAGGCCCGGAAATTATAGCTTCTTATACGAGAATTGCAACAGAAGTAATTCAAGATGTAAATATTCCCTATGGCTGCGGTGTGTTAATGGATGCTAAAGCTGCCATAAGCATAGCAAATGCAATAGGGGCCAAGTTCATAAGAGGATATATTTCAGGTACTTATTCAGATACATATGGCTTTCATCAAATAAGACCGGCAGATATTTATAGGTTTAAGAAAAATATAGGGGCGGACGATGTTCGTTTATACAGCTATTTTTCAGCCCACGGCGGGGTAATCCTTGACGATAGAGGCATTGAAAGAGTAGTTGAAGATGCTTTAGGCGTTTTAGAGCCGGCAGGTATTCTTGTTACCGATAAGGCAGGCACTACCCCGGATTTTGAACAGGTAATAACCCTTAAGAAAAATCATCCTAATACGCCCGTATTGATTACAAGTGGAATTAATAACAGCAATGTAAAACAGGCGCTTGAAATAGGAGATGGCTGCGTTGTAGGAACAAATTTAAAATATGACGGCATTATCTGGAACGAAATAGATCCGGAAAGAGCCAAAAAGTTTGTTGAAACAGCAAGAGGATAG
- a CDS encoding Ppx/GppA phosphatase family protein, producing the protein MAEKKKENIVAIIDIGSNELRLRIAERSKRGIGFIESLQYPLNLAKDTFNKGKISYDKVNKVCEILLGFLKVCEDYGVSFIKAIATTAIREAVNRPYILDQIKIKTGLDIRLIDDNTEKLYIFKMMSYIMNEELKDSTMMSYTGSGSVGVAFWENGSIPIIQNIRAGSLRLSEMFEALSEYSSEYYLVFEEFLSDYMSSMENKAPENIKNFIASGIELPMIAKLCESGKDENFFHIEREKFLKFYDEIKFKPFERIAKDYGIPQDKAYILLAEMSIYKSLINFTDAKEIHVPNIFLAEALAFESLYSDELSKIDKEFNKNTLMSAERIAEQYGSSEAHYSLVSKFCMEIFDKMKKIHGLGKKDKLLLQTAAIVHDCGKYVNMQDHHIHSYHLIKGSEIAGLSKDEIDIVANIALYHSRNVPNMEDDNYKGLKESKKVLVSKLAAVLRLADAMDRSKMQKFTDISVRIEGNELIVNASTDKNCELEQWAFEDKGVFFEEVFGMRPVMRIRKVI; encoded by the coding sequence ATGGCCGAAAAGAAAAAGGAAAATATTGTGGCTATAATAGATATAGGCTCAAACGAGCTTAGACTTCGTATAGCTGAAAGAAGCAAGAGAGGAATAGGATTTATCGAAAGCCTTCAATATCCTTTGAATTTAGCAAAGGATACATTCAATAAAGGCAAAATTTCCTATGATAAGGTAAATAAGGTCTGTGAGATTTTACTGGGGTTTCTTAAGGTTTGTGAGGATTACGGAGTAAGCTTTATAAAGGCGATAGCTACAACTGCCATAAGAGAAGCCGTAAACAGGCCCTATATACTGGACCAGATAAAAATTAAAACAGGGCTGGATATTAGGCTAATTGATGATAATACGGAAAAGCTTTATATATTTAAAATGATGAGCTATATAATGAACGAGGAACTTAAGGATTCCACCATGATGAGCTATACAGGCTCCGGCTCTGTGGGTGTTGCCTTCTGGGAAAACGGAAGCATTCCCATAATCCAGAATATCAGGGCAGGAAGCCTTAGGCTTTCGGAGATGTTTGAGGCCCTTTCGGAATATTCTTCTGAATATTACCTTGTTTTTGAAGAATTTCTTTCGGATTACATGTCCAGCATGGAAAACAAAGCCCCAGAAAACATTAAAAACTTTATTGCATCGGGAATAGAGCTTCCCATGATAGCAAAGCTTTGTGAAAGCGGCAAAGATGAAAACTTTTTCCATATAGAAAGAGAAAAATTCCTTAAATTTTATGATGAGATTAAATTCAAGCCCTTTGAAAGAATCGCTAAGGATTACGGTATTCCTCAGGATAAGGCTTATATTCTTCTTGCGGAAATGAGTATTTATAAAAGCCTTATTAATTTTACAGATGCCAAGGAAATACATGTTCCCAATATATTTTTAGCAGAGGCTCTTGCTTTTGAAAGTCTTTATTCTGATGAGCTTTCAAAAATAGATAAGGAATTTAATAAAAATACCCTTATGTCTGCCGAAAGAATAGCAGAACAATATGGCTCATCGGAAGCGCATTACAGCCTGGTGTCAAAGTTCTGCATGGAAATATTTGATAAGATGAAAAAAATTCACGGCCTTGGCAAAAAAGACAAGCTTCTCCTTCAGACGGCCGCCATTGTTCATGACTGCGGAAAATATGTAAATATGCAGGATCATCACATACATTCTTATCATTTAATAAAAGGCTCTGAAATAGCGGGGCTTTCAAAGGACGAAATAGATATTGTGGCAAATATTGCTTTATATCATTCCCGTAATGTGCCTAACATGGAAGATGATAATTATAAAGGACTTAAAGAATCAAAAAAGGTCCTTGTTTCAAAGCTTGCGGCTGTTTTAAGGCTTGCAGATGCCATGGACAGAAGCAAAATGCAGAAGTTCACGGATATTTCCGTAAGAATTGAAGGCAATGAGCTTATTGTAAATGCCTCTACCGATAAGAACTGTGAGCTTGAGCAATGGGCTTTTGAGGATAAAGGCGTATTTTTTGAAGAGGTTTTCGGTATGCGTCCGGTTATGAGAATTCGGAAGGTGATATAA
- a CDS encoding Cof-type HAD-IIB family hydrolase: MIKNLKLIAIDMDGTTLRDDKTISPRTKEAIKRLISRGIIIVPSTGRPSLNLIEEVLGIEGIDYSITSNGAQLTDYKNKKIIHEAYLPADAAVDTIRRLKSFNGYIYAHSDDKSLNAPDPYGESQKEIPNILKDQKEAIEMMEEYILKNKPPIQKIAMLSRSREDQNRVLSSKHLFKNINVNSSGANNIEFNSLEASKGIALRRLCRMLNIPREQVAAIGDNENDLSMLRFAGYKVAMGNALASVKKAANEITLTNQEDGVAAFLEKIAI, encoded by the coding sequence ATGATAAAAAACTTAAAACTTATTGCAATTGACATGGACGGAACTACCCTCAGGGACGATAAAACAATATCCCCAAGGACCAAAGAAGCAATCAAACGCTTAATATCAAGAGGGATTATAATAGTACCTTCCACAGGACGGCCTTCTCTTAATCTTATAGAAGAGGTTTTGGGAATCGAAGGAATTGACTACAGCATTACATCAAACGGAGCACAGCTTACAGATTATAAGAATAAAAAAATTATTCACGAAGCATATCTTCCGGCAGATGCCGCTGTAGATACCATAAGAAGGCTCAAAAGCTTTAACGGCTATATATACGCCCACTCAGACGACAAAAGCCTGAATGCCCCCGACCCTTATGGTGAAAGCCAGAAAGAAATCCCCAACATTTTAAAGGACCAGAAGGAAGCCATAGAAATGATGGAGGAATACATTTTAAAAAATAAACCGCCTATCCAAAAAATAGCCATGCTTTCTAGAAGCCGCGAAGACCAGAATAGAGTATTAAGCTCAAAGCATTTATTTAAAAACATTAACGTAAATTCTTCAGGAGCAAATAATATTGAGTTCAACAGCCTCGAAGCTTCAAAAGGAATAGCCTTAAGAAGGCTTTGCAGAATGCTGAATATTCCGAGAGAACAAGTGGCGGCTATAGGCGATAATGAAAATGACCTCTCTATGCTGAGATTTGCAGGCTATAAGGTTGCGATGGGAAATGCTTTAGCATCCGTAAAAAAAGCTGCAAATGAAATCACCTTAACCAATCAAGAAGACGGTGTTGCTGCATTTCTTGAAAAAATAGCAATTTAA
- a CDS encoding LysR family transcriptional regulator produces MELEFLFAEFISGVSCINILGIKTFLAIVETNSLAKAAEKLFLSQSTVSYRLNELEQELGIQLIMREQGKRFITLTREGEEFIAIAERWLSLERDTDDWKNKGQDNMYLKIGSVDSLNSYIFPPLFRSIISGDNPFTINVSSHWTFTVYNLLKNYELDLGLVLGIINFSDILSYPVFQEKLVLATYDYSRKFTGKEEISPCTLDPENEIYVNWGTDYVSWHDKWWDPTKRKNLVVDTAGLVMQFLKISDYWSIVPLSIGSFLQKNDKDIKLFEISEPKPKRICYLVKHRYPKLSSTKAIEVFEEQLDIFIKGCSFLNTNTEIE; encoded by the coding sequence TTGGAGCTTGAATTTTTATTCGCAGAATTTATTTCGGGGGTGAGTTGTATCAATATTTTAGGCATAAAAACTTTTCTGGCAATCGTCGAGACAAATAGTCTTGCTAAGGCCGCGGAAAAGCTTTTTCTTTCTCAGTCTACCGTAAGCTACAGGCTTAATGAGCTGGAGCAGGAGCTGGGGATTCAGCTGATAATGAGAGAGCAGGGGAAAAGATTCATAACCCTTACAAGAGAAGGAGAGGAGTTTATAGCCATTGCCGAAAGATGGCTTTCTTTGGAAAGAGATACCGATGACTGGAAGAATAAAGGCCAAGATAATATGTATTTAAAGATAGGCTCGGTAGATAGCCTCAATTCTTATATTTTTCCGCCTCTTTTCAGAAGCATTATATCAGGAGATAATCCCTTTACTATCAATGTAAGTTCTCATTGGACCTTTACGGTATATAATCTTTTAAAAAACTATGAGCTTGATTTGGGCCTTGTACTGGGAATCATCAATTTTAGCGATATTTTAAGCTATCCTGTATTTCAGGAAAAGCTGGTGCTTGCAACATACGATTATTCCAGAAAATTCACCGGCAAAGAAGAAATAAGCCCCTGTACGCTTGACCCTGAAAATGAAATATACGTTAACTGGGGAACGGACTATGTAAGCTGGCATGATAAATGGTGGGACCCTACAAAAAGGAAAAACCTTGTCGTAGATACGGCTGGCCTTGTGATGCAGTTTTTAAAAATATCGGATTATTGGTCTATAGTACCTTTGTCTATAGGTTCATTCCTCCAAAAAAATGATAAGGACATAAAACTATTCGAGATTTCAGAGCCTAAGCCCAAAAGAATATGCTATTTAGTAAAGCACAGATACCCTAAATTAAGCAGTACAAAGGCAATAGAAGTTTTTGAAGAGCAGCTGGATATTTTCATAAAAGGCTGCAGCTTTTTAAATACAAATACAGAAATAGAGTAA
- a CDS encoding DNA-binding domain-containing protein produces MSNFFLIDDDRAVLSILKIIIEKNDLGNVCGMFADPNDALDELSHTRPDIIIVDLLMPELDGISFIKKSSKKLNNVSYIMLSQVSSKDMIEKAYDAGIEFFIQKPVNSIEVVNVINRVKSFINMDRTYKKIYSIFQSETEKNNPSADTLNGISVLKPMETKITSILHRLGIGGDPASKDICTIVCHIVQNGLDKTKPSITDLCSLYSQSPKSMEQRMRRAVSQAMTNIVHMGLEDYNNDVFSEYANVLFQFEQIKKEMDYLRGKSSQRGKVSLRNFIYALSDIIYTY; encoded by the coding sequence ATGAGCAACTTTTTTCTTATAGATGATGACAGAGCTGTCTTAAGCATATTAAAAATAATAATAGAAAAGAATGACTTGGGAAATGTTTGCGGAATGTTTGCCGATCCCAACGATGCCCTTGACGAGTTATCCCATACAAGACCTGATATTATAATCGTAGATCTTCTTATGCCGGAGCTTGATGGAATAAGCTTTATAAAAAAATCTTCTAAAAAGTTAAACAATGTAAGTTATATCATGTTAAGTCAGGTATCCTCAAAAGATATGATTGAAAAAGCTTATGACGCCGGAATCGAATTTTTTATTCAAAAGCCCGTCAACAGCATCGAAGTCGTAAATGTGATAAATAGGGTTAAAAGCTTTATAAATATGGATAGAACCTATAAGAAAATATACTCTATTTTTCAAAGCGAAACGGAAAAAAATAACCCATCTGCCGATACCCTTAACGGCATTTCCGTCTTAAAACCTATGGAAACAAAAATAACCTCGATTCTTCATAGACTTGGAATCGGAGGCGACCCTGCTTCTAAGGATATATGCACAATCGTCTGCCATATTGTACAAAATGGATTGGATAAAACAAAGCCAAGCATCACCGACTTATGTTCTTTATACAGCCAAAGTCCTAAATCTATGGAGCAGCGTATGCGTAGAGCCGTTTCCCAGGCTATGACAAATATCGTCCATATGGGTCTTGAAGACTATAATAATGACGTATTCAGCGAATATGCTAATGTTCTTTTTCAATTTGAACAAATTAAGAAGGAAATGGATTATCTTAGGGGAAAATCGAGCCAAAGGGGAAAAGTCTCTTTGCGAAATTTTATTTATGCCCTTTCCGATATCATCTATACTTATTAA